A stretch of DNA from Maridesulfovibrio sp.:
GGTATGATCATTGCTGACATATGTTGTGGTTAGAGTCGGTCTGTATCCCTGCGGACACCGAGTCCGTACACGACAGGCCGAACCGCCCCACTAAGCCTTTCCGCAGTACAACATTAACCGGATGCCATGCTTATGAGACAGACTCTTCCCAAAAACGAACACGGTGACAGGTACAGCTGCAATACACTTCTTACTTCCGCTCCGGAGCACGGTTTGCGGGAAGGGGCCGGCACTTCCTGTACACAAAAAGTGAGCGGTGAGAACGGTGACTGCGGAATAGGAACCTGCCGGGGACGGATTGTTCCTCTTTTGCGCCAGATGAGCGAGATGCTTTCCGATAGCAGTGATTTCAGCGGTGCCTTGGACCGTCTTCTGGCCTACATGCGCAAGGAAATGGGCATCAAGCGCGGAATGGTCAGTCTTTATGACCGGGAAAGCGGCCGGATATTCGTGCACCGGAGCATCGGTCTTACTCCGGCAGAAGAGGACCGGGGCGTATATTTCATGGGTGAAGGCATTACCGGGCGTGTTGTGGAGACCGCCAGACCCATTGTCGTCTCGCGCATCGGTGATGAACCTTCCTATCTCAACAGGACCAAGTCCATTTCCGGCGGTCTGGATCTTGATTATTCCTTCATGTGCGTTCCCATTGTCCGCGGAAGCAAGGTTCTTGGTACCATCAGCGCCGAGCGGCGTTACGATGACAAGTGGTTTCTGGAGAAGCACCTCGACGTCCTTGTGGTTGCCTCATATATTCTGGCGCATGCTCTTGAACTATATCTTATTGAAAATGTGGACAAAGTGCAGTGGGAAAATCGTACACGTCAACTCATCAACCGACTCAAGGAACAGTTCAAACCACCGAATATCATAGGAACTTCCGCACCCATGCGGGAGGTCTACGGACTTATCCGCAAGGTTGCTCCGGCCTGGACGACCGTCCTGCTGCTTGGTGAAAGCGGGGTGGGCAAGGAGATGATCGCAGACGCCATTCACTACAGCGGTCCGGTCCCGGAAGGCCCGCTGGTCAAGTTCAACTGCGCCGCGCTGCCGGAGAACCTTGTGGAGAGCGAGCTTTTCGGCCATGAAAAAGGCGCGTTCACCGGGGCCATTCAGTCCCGCAAAGGTAAATTCGAGGAGGCTGACGGGGGAACTCTATTCCTGGACGAGATCGGGGAATTGTCTCTGGGAGTGCAGGCCAAGCTGTTGCGGGTGCTTCAGGACCGCCAGTTCGAGCGGCTGGGCGGAAACCGTTCCATAACGGTCTCCATCCGCATTGTCGCGGCCACCAACAGAAATCTGGCCGATATGGTGGAGGAGGGGACTTTTCGTCAGGACCTGTATTACCGGCTGAACGTGTTTCCGATCATGATTCCGCCTTTGCGCGAGCGGGGTAACGACATTGTCACCCTGGCCGAGCATTTTGTGGCCCGCTATGCCAAGGAGACCGAGAAACGGGTCACTTTTTTCTCTACTTCCGCTCTTAACATGCTCACCAGGCATAACTGGCCGGGGAATGTGCGTGAACTGGAAAACGTGGTTCAGCGGGCTGTTATCCTGGCCGATGACGAAACCATACACAGCCATGATCTGCCTTTGACCTTGAAATCCCCTCTGGTTCTGGAAAACAGTGCCCCGAACGGGTTGGAGGTCCGGCTGGCGAATATTGAGTACGAAATGGTTGTCGAGGCCCTGCGCCAGCACCGGGGGAACGTTACCGAGGCTGCAAATGCCCTGGGGCTGACCCGGCGTACCATGGGGCTGCGCATGAAACGGTTTAATCTGAATTATAAATCCTTTCGGCAGGCCGCAAGCAGGGAGGGCTTGAGCAAAACAGCTCGTAAAGGATAGTTTTTGCTTGTTTTAATTAACTTTTTCAGCAGAATAGGCCGGATGACAATGTGTTATTGTCGGCCTATTCTGTTTTTTCAGCCTTTCCCTCCAATCCGCTGTACTCATCAATAAGGCTGGAGCAGTCCGGACATGAGGTCGTGCGCAGGGCGTCGCGGTCCTCGTCGCGTCTGCGCGGAACGCTGTAGGCCGCATCCTTGCTCGGAATTTCGGCCAGAGTCTTCACGTAGCTTTCGGGCAGCCCGTGAATCCGCGCTCCCTGCAGTATGAATTCCAGAAATTCGCGGCTGGGCGGAGTAGGTGTTCCCAGTATGTCTTTGCGGTAGAGTACGGCCTCGTATTGTTCTCCTTCCGGAGAAAAGATTACTACCGGGCTGTGAAAATACGAGCCTGTTCCGTTGAGCCGGATGTCCTGCCACGCGTCCAGGCTGTCGGCGTCCGTGGAGCCGAGTTCATAAATTACCCCCCACAAATCTTTTCCCGGCGCGGGGATAACCGTTTCCATGCCGCTGTCCCATATCCAGCTGTATCCGAAGAAGGCCATTTGGTATCCGGGGAGGCGGGCAGGACCTATTACTACCGGGTTGGAGCATCTTTCCTGTATCTGTTCAGGATTCATGTTTGGTCCGTAGGCGAAATATCTTATTTTCGGTGCTCTCCGTTTTGCCGTAGGCACGGGTGTGAGAAGTATGTCATTGTTCATTTTCGCAACCTTTTGCTGAAGGATTTTATCCGCCGGAGCCGGAAGCCGTTTCGGCTCCGGGCGGCTTGGAGGTTTTAGGGGATACCCCTGTGAATTCGGTCGGGCTACCAGACGTTGAGAACCCATTCCTTGTTGTGTTTGTATTCCATGTCCGTGAACAGGGTGTTGGCCATCTGTTCGGCCAGCCAGATTGCTCCGGCGTACCCCACGACAGGGTGGCGGTAGAGTCCTGCCCGGTCATAGGTGGGGAATCCTACACGCACCATGGGAATATTGTTGTCTATGGCTATGAACCGTCCCTTGGAGTGTCCGAGGATCAGGTCCAGCTCCAGTCCCTGGTTCTGGATACGGTCGCCAAGCACCCACAGGTCTGCGTTGGTTACGATTTCCATGTCGTAATCCACGTTTTCCTTCAGCGCTTTGACCCGCGGGTCTGATTCATAGTGTACGTTGTCGTCACCGAGCAGCAGCAGTTTGGGGCGCATTTCCAGATCCAGGCAGTACTCGGCCAGTCCGAGGACAAGGTCCGGAGCGCCGTAAATGGCCACGCGTTTGTCGGCCAGGAACATGTGTACAAGATCGGTCAGCGCATCGAGGGCAATGCCGCGCTCGCGCACCAGCGATTCCGGTATGGGTTTGCCGGTAATGTTCTTGAGGTGCTGGAGGAAGGTGTCGGTGTTGCGGATGCCGATGGGAGTAGGTCCGATAACAGCGGGAACACCGAAGTTGTCCTCCAGATACTGCGCCGCCTTGCCTCCCTCGTACCGGTTGAGGGCTATTGTGCCCACGGCGTTGGCCGTTCCGCGCAGGTCTGCAATGGTTGTTTCCCCGTGCGAAACGTGGTTGCCCGAAGGCATAAGCGGGGAGTCGAAGGTTTCAATTTCAAAAAGGACGGTGGCGTCAACATCCATCTCGGCGAGCAGATGTTTGAGATGGGTCACGTCGCCGGGGTTTACCCAGCCGGTTATCAGGTTGATCTTTTCACTCGGCTCCGTTTTTTCCGCAAAATAGGAGACGAATTCCTTTACCGCCAGATCGTAGCCGGTGATCATGCTGCCCACGAAGCTGGGTGTATGGATGGGGATGAGGTGCACCTCCCTGTCCGGATATTTTTCGGGCAGAAGCTCGGCGTTGAGCTTGGCTACCACACCGTCAATATCATCACCGATGACCTCGGTAGAGCAGGTTGAGATGATCGGGACTACCTTTACGTCCGGGTAGCGCATGAGGAGCACGTCCACGGCTTCCTCAACGCGGGAGCAAGCACCGAATACAGCGCCGTCCTCATGGACCGATGACGAGGCCAGCTCGAAACTCTCCTTGAAGTGCTGGGAGATGAGCATGCGTACGAACATTACACATCCCTGTCCGCCGTGGACGATGCCGATGCATTCCTTTATGCTGATGCTGGCGAACTGTGCGCCGCACGGCTGGCAGGTAAATATCGGGTTGATGCACCCGACGCGTTCTTTTTCATTGATTTCACAGGACATATTAT
This window harbors:
- a CDS encoding sigma 54-interacting transcriptional regulator → MRQTLPKNEHGDRYSCNTLLTSAPEHGLREGAGTSCTQKVSGENGDCGIGTCRGRIVPLLRQMSEMLSDSSDFSGALDRLLAYMRKEMGIKRGMVSLYDRESGRIFVHRSIGLTPAEEDRGVYFMGEGITGRVVETARPIVVSRIGDEPSYLNRTKSISGGLDLDYSFMCVPIVRGSKVLGTISAERRYDDKWFLEKHLDVLVVASYILAHALELYLIENVDKVQWENRTRQLINRLKEQFKPPNIIGTSAPMREVYGLIRKVAPAWTTVLLLGESGVGKEMIADAIHYSGPVPEGPLVKFNCAALPENLVESELFGHEKGAFTGAIQSRKGKFEEADGGTLFLDEIGELSLGVQAKLLRVLQDRQFERLGGNRSITVSIRIVAATNRNLADMVEEGTFRQDLYYRLNVFPIMIPPLRERGNDIVTLAEHFVARYAKETEKRVTFFSTSALNMLTRHNWPGNVRELENVVQRAVILADDETIHSHDLPLTLKSPLVLENSAPNGLEVRLANIEYEMVVEALRQHRGNVTEAANALGLTRRTMGLRMKRFNLNYKSFRQAASREGLSKTARKG
- a CDS encoding gamma-glutamylcyclotransferase family protein; amino-acid sequence: MNNDILLTPVPTAKRRAPKIRYFAYGPNMNPEQIQERCSNPVVIGPARLPGYQMAFFGYSWIWDSGMETVIPAPGKDLWGVIYELGSTDADSLDAWQDIRLNGTGSYFHSPVVIFSPEGEQYEAVLYRKDILGTPTPPSREFLEFILQGARIHGLPESYVKTLAEIPSKDAAYSVPRRRDEDRDALRTTSCPDCSSLIDEYSGLEGKAEKTE
- the anfK gene encoding Fe-only nitrogenase subunit beta, which produces MSCEINEKERVGCINPIFTCQPCGAQFASISIKECIGIVHGGQGCVMFVRMLISQHFKESFELASSSVHEDGAVFGACSRVEEAVDVLLMRYPDVKVVPIISTCSTEVIGDDIDGVVAKLNAELLPEKYPDREVHLIPIHTPSFVGSMITGYDLAVKEFVSYFAEKTEPSEKINLITGWVNPGDVTHLKHLLAEMDVDATVLFEIETFDSPLMPSGNHVSHGETTIADLRGTANAVGTIALNRYEGGKAAQYLEDNFGVPAVIGPTPIGIRNTDTFLQHLKNITGKPIPESLVRERGIALDALTDLVHMFLADKRVAIYGAPDLVLGLAEYCLDLEMRPKLLLLGDDNVHYESDPRVKALKENVDYDMEIVTNADLWVLGDRIQNQGLELDLILGHSKGRFIAIDNNIPMVRVGFPTYDRAGLYRHPVVGYAGAIWLAEQMANTLFTDMEYKHNKEWVLNVW